The nucleotide window CAAGGGACGGGACCTGTCGCCCCGGGTGGTACTGTTCGACACCTGGTACTCGGGCAAGGACAACCGGAAGGCGGTGCGGGCCCTGGGGTGGCACTTCCTGACCCGGGTGCGGAGCAACCGGCGGGTGAACCCGGATCGCACGGGCAATCGGGCCATCGAGGGGTGCCCGATCGGGGCCGCCGGTACGGTGGTGCACCTGGAGGGGTTCGGATTGGTGAAGGCGTTCCGGATCGCCACCGGTGATGGGGGCACGGAGCATTGGATCACCAACGACCTCGACATGGACGAGGCCACTCGTGCGGTTCTGGCCGGGCACGCGTGGGGCATCGAGGAGTATCACCGGGGCCTCAAGCAGCATTGCCACGTGGACCGGTGCCAGGTGCGCATGAGCCGGGCCCAAGCGGTCCACATCGGGCTCGCGATCCGCGCGTTCCTGCGGCTCGAGTGGCACCGGCTCAAGTCCGGCGTCAGTTGGTTCGCGGCCAAGACGGCCATCGTGCGCGAAGCGGTGCGAACCTACCTCGCCGCACCTACATACCTACTTACCCAAAAGTCAACTACGTAAGTCCTAACTGACAACTTGTGGCACCCACACTTTGTTATCCGCCGCTGAAGGCCACCCGAGGCGGTTGGTGCGTTGCGGATACCAGGCGGAAGCGGGAAAGATCCCTCCACACCTACCGAACTGCAGTCGTCACATCGGCATTTCCCACCTCTTTTTCCCCTCGTACCACGCTCAACCGAGCAACCGGCACCGGGTTTCGACCCGCACGGCGAACTCACACGCGCAAAACAACCGATCGCAAAACCCTACACAGTTGAAACTTACATCACATCAACCGACCGCGTCCGATTCCGGCGTCCGGCTCCGATCGGGCACCTTAGCCGAGTTCCAGGCGAGGATTCGTGGGTAGCGACTGCACCGCGAACCGTCAGCAAATTACCAGTCGGGCGGTAGCGAATGTCCAGTCCGTGCCCCGTCGGGTACTGGCAGTGCGTCGCTGTACCCCCGGTTACAGCGACGTGCTCTCGTTCCGGGGTTCGTATGGTTCTGGCCGTTGAGTGTGGCCTGCTCGCTCCGCGAGTGGTGCTGCGCACCTGATACCGAACGCGGTTGGTTTGTATCCACTCCGTGTTCTGTAGCCGGCCTCTCTTCAACCGAACCGCGAATCAAATCCGCTGTGCCCACCATGATCGTTCGGTAGCGCACACGCGCAGGCCGCACTCCAGACAGAACCACACACGAGCCCCGTAGCGAGAGCGGGTAAACGGCTGATGTCAGCGACGGGTCGGAGCGGTGCGCAGGCGACATTGCGTGCTGCAAACCAACGCGGGCAACAGTGTTGGGAACGAGTGAACGAAAGTGACGCGATCAAAAACAAACGGCCCGGGGATTTCCCCGGGCCGTTTAGCGATTCAGTGCGGGAGACAGGACTTGAACCTGCACAGGATTGCTCCCGCCAGCCCCTCAAGCTGGTGCGTCTGCCATTCCGCCACTCCCGCGGGGAACTGCTCTTGAGGAATTATTGCGGGTTAGGGACCGTTTTCAAGAGGGCGGTGTGAATCTCTTCATTCGGCCAGAAATGCCCGCACCGCGGCGGCCGTGGCCCCGGGGTGCGTGTACTGTGGGTAGTGGCCGCAATCTTGAAACTCCACCCGGCGCACGTCCCGCAATCCGCGTGCAAGAACCGCCTCGCAGCCCCACGGTACGATCCGGTCCCGGTCACCGCCGATCAGGAGCACGGGGGCGGCGATTGTAGGCAGCAGCGGGCGCAGGTCGAGCGAATCGAGTGCCACCGCCCGCCGGGCCGCGGCGCGGATCGGGGTCCGGCCGTTGCAGTCCAGGAACAGCGCGCGTGCCAGCGGCGAACACCCGCCCCAGGTCGCGGGGCAGGCGCGCCGCATCGCGAACTCGCGGAACGGGAGTTCGCACAGCCGCCCGTCCCAGTAGCGGCCCTGACGCGCCCCGAACCGCTCGTACCACCGCAGCGGGCGAAACGCGAACCCGCCCTTCAGCACACACTTCGTGAACCGCTCGGGGCGCTCGGCCAGCGCGCGCAACGCGACCGTCGTGCCGAACGACGACCCGAGCAGCGCCACGCGCCCCAACTTCAGGTGATCGAGCAGAGCGTAAAGGTCGGAGGTGAGGTCGCGGTGCCGGTACGCGCCGAGCCGCGCGCCGTCGTCGAGGCCGTTGGGCAGCTCGTAAGCCACGCAGGTGAAGTGCGGGGCGAGTTGGTGCATCACCATCGCGAACCCGCGCACCGCGTCCGACAGCCCGTGCAGGATCACGAGCGGCGGGCCGCTCCCCCAGACGGTCAACCGCAGGAGGTAACGGCCCGTGTCGAGCACCGCGTGGGCGCCCTCGTGCGCCAGCGCCCCCACCGCGTCGCGGCACCCGGCGTCGGTCACGTCGGGGCGGGCCGTCACTTCACCGGTTCGATCTTCCACAACTGCTTCTTCGCCTTCGCGTCGGCTTTCTTCTGAATGATGCGACCCTCGTCGTCCACGTCCAGCACCAGCTCGCTCAATTTGCTCGTGATGCGGCGCTCCGCGTCCTTCTCCTCCCACGTCCAGCGCTGGTTGTCGGCGTCCTCGTCCTTCGCGTCCCAGACGATGATCTGCACGCCCTCGTCCTTCGACGCCTCGAACACGTCGAGCGCCTTGCCGCTCTTCACGTTCACCAGCGAGAAGGACTTCCCGTCCTTCTTGATCTCCCACTGCTGGGCCTTGTTGGCCGGATCGGTCTTGGCGAGCGCGGCGCGGGCGCCGGCCTCGTCGGAGTCGTCGACGACCGCGAGCACCTTGCCCGTTTCGACGTTCACGATCCGGACCTTTTCATCCGCGGCCAGGGCGGGAACCGCGAGCAGACCGCAGGCCGTGAGGGCACAGAGCGAACGCAACATGTGAGTTCTCCTTGTCAGCGTGTCCGAAGTGCGAGAGCGAACGCGCCGGGCCGAAAGTAAGACGTGCAGCGTCGACCCGGGCGGTGGTGATTGTAGGACATCCGCGGAAGAGCGGTCAACGCGCCGGGAAGCGGCCCGGGCGAGTTTCACCGAAACGTCACTGAATTAAGAGTGTGAAGAGGGTTGGCCACAAAAAAGCACAAAGGGCACCAAGACACAAGCAGAACGAGAGCAGAAGAGAAATGGCCGCAAAAAAGCACAAAGGGCACAAAAGGAAACCGAAGACGAAGAGCTGTTCTGAAGGCGTGTGACTTCGCGTCCGTGCCCGAGGTACACTTCCCCGAGGAGATCAACTACGCCACCGTGCACAAGGAACGGGCGAGCGGGGCGTGGTAAGGATCGAGGAGCGGATCGCGCGGGGCACGACGAAGGGCGTGGCCCAGACGAACGGCACCGGGGCGCGCCCGTTGGCGCGGCTGAGGTGCCGACGAGCGGGCGTGCGCCAAGCCGCCCCGACGGGTGGCCGAGACGATGCCCCGCTCGCGCCGAGCTGGCGCGGATCGCGCGCGCCGTCACCCGGCGGCCCGCGACCGACGCGAGAATGAGCGAGCCGTCGATCTGCGCGCGAGCGCGCGTCGGCCTCACTCCCCGTCGAGCAGGTCCGTCCACCGCGGCACGAGAATCGTGAGGTCGGTGGTGTCGAACGCCCCGAGCAGTCGGTCCGTGCGGAGCGACAGTCGGTGCCGCAGCGGAACGCTCGGGAGCGCCGCGGGGACCACCTGCACCCCGCTCCCGGCCGACACCGCGATCGCGTGCTCGCCGGCCCGGACGACGACCACGCGGCGGGTCGCCGCGGCGCCCGGCAGGCCCACCCACCGGGCCGCGTCCGCCAGGGCCAGCGGCCGGCCGCGCACCGCGATGAGCTCGCGGACGTGCTCGTCCGCGGCGGCGACCGGGCTGCCGACGGGCACATCGCACACCTCATCCACCGCCCCCACGGGCAGGCCCAGCGCCACCGCCCGCCCGTTCGGGCCGGGCACCTCCGTGCGGGCGAACGTGAGGAGCCGGTCGACCCCGCCCGTACCGCCGGACCGGCGCACCTCGGGTCGCGGGGCCGGCCGTGCCGGGGGGGGCGGCCCCGGCTCGTGGGCGGGGTCGAGCGCGTCCACGTTCAGAAGGCCCACCGGCCCGTGCCCCGACAGCACGACCCCGTGCAGCAGCCGCGCCGCGGCGGCGCCCAGGCCGGGCGGGGGCGGGACCACCTCCCCGGCCGACACGCGGGCCACCGGCGCGACCCGGTCCACCAACAGCCCGAACCGCCCGCGCGGCGTCGCGACCAGGATCACCTGGCCGCCCGCCCGGGGGACGGTCGGCCCGCCGGAGAACCACCACGCCAGGGGGAACACCGGCACCCCGGCGCCGCGGACGACGAGCCGGCCCGGCTCGGTCTCGGTCGGGGCGGCGGCCAGTTGCTCACCCCGCTCGACCCCGACCACCTGGGCCAGGTCGATCCCGACGGACGCGTCACCGACCGCGCACCGGAGCCAGTTCACCGTGTGGCGCGCCTGCACTGCGACCATTCTAACTTCTCCCCGCCAGCCGGGCCGCGATCCCGGCCGGCGTGTCACACTCGTCCACGGCCCCGAGCTGAACGGCCCGGAGCGGCATCCCGTACACGGCCGACGAGTCCTCGTCCTGGGCGAACGTGCGCCCGCCGCCGGCGCGGATGGCGGCCAGCCCCCGCGCCCCGTCCTCGCCCATGCCGGTCAGCAGCACGCCGGTGGCGCGGCCCCGGAACGCCCGGGCCGCGGACTCCATCGCCACGTCGATGGACGGCCGGTGCCCGCTCACCGCCGGGCCGCCGTTCAACCGCACGCGGCCGTCGGCGCCCAGCACCGCGTGGCGGTCCCCCGGGGCCACCAGCACCGTGCCGGGCTCGAGCGCCTCGCCGTCCCCCGCCTCGCGGACGGGGAGCCCGGTCTGCCGGGCCAGCAGCTCGGCCAGCGACCGCGTGAACCGGGCCGGCAGGTGCTGCACCAGCAGCACGCCGAAGGGGGGCGGGGCGGGGAGCCCGGCGAGCAGCTCGCGCACCGCCGGCGGCCCGCCGGTGGACGCCCCGATGACCAGCACCGCCGGGGCGGCCCGGTCCAGGGCGGCCCGGTCCGGGGCGGGGCGGGACCGGGGGGCCGCCGGCACACCGGGCGCCCCGCCCACGGCGGGGCGAGGCGGCAGGGACCGCACCGTTTTGACCCCCGCCGCGGTCCGCACCTTGGCGACCAGCGCCCGGGCGAACTCGGCCGGGTCCGTGTCGTGCCCCGGCGCGTACTTGGTGAGCACGTCCACCGCCCCCAGCGCCAGCCCCTCCACCGTCTGCCCCGCCGCCCCGCGGCTCAGCCCGGAGAGGAGAAGCACCGGGGTCGGGCGGGTGGCCATGAGCCGCTCCAGGGCCGCCAGCCCGCCCATCCCGGGCATGTCCAGGTCGAGCGTCACCACGTGCGGGAGCAGGCCGGTGAGCCGCGCGAGGGCGGCCTCGCCGGAGTGCGCGAGCCCGGCCACCTCGATCCCCGGGGCGGCCGCGAGGTACGCGGCCAGCGCCCGGCACACGGTGGGCGAGTCGTCCACGATCAGGACGCGGATGGGCGGTGCCATGGGTGACTCACGGGCGGGCGCCGGGCGCGGCCGCGGAGCGGGACACCTGGCGCAGGATGTCGAGCAGGTTCTGGTCCTGGTACGGCTTGACCACGTACGCCGAGGCCCCGAGCGCCAGGGCCTTCCGCCGGTGCTTGTCCGCCGCCCGCGAGGTGAGCACGGCCACCGGCAGGCGCGCCAGGTGCGCGTCCGCCCGGACGGCGGCGAGCAGCTCGTACCCGTCCATCCGCGGCATCTCGACGTCCGTGAGAACCACGTCCGGCAGCGCCCCGCCGCGCTGGAGCAGCTCGAGCGCCTCGAGCCCGTCCTTGGCGACCGCCACCTGCCACCCGGCCCCGCCCAGCAGGCCCGACACCACCCGGCGGACGCTGGGGGAGTCGTCCACGACGAGCACCGTGAGGCCCGCCTTGCCGGGGGCCGCGGCCGGGGCCGGCCCGCCGGCCCCGCGGGCGGCCGGGGCCGCGCCCCCGCGGACCAGGTCGGCCGGGCTGAGGATGAGCACCACGCTCCCGTCCCCGAGCAGCGTCGCCCCGGACACCCCGGGCAGCCGCCGGAGCTGCTGGCCGAGCGACTTCACCACCACCTCCCGGCCGCCGACGAGCTGGTCCACCGCCAGGGCGGCGCGCCGGCCGGCCACGTTCAGCACGACCACCGGGGACCGGGGCGCCGCCTCCTCGTCCGCCCCGCGCAGCCCGAGCGCGCGCGCCAGCGGGACCAGCGGGACCACCGCGGCCCCCAGCCGCAGCACCGGCGCCCGGCCCACCCGGTCCACGTCCTCGTCCCGGGCCCGCATGATGTGCTCGACCGCCTCCAGCGGGAGGGCGTACGTCTGGCCGGCCGCCCGGACCAGCAACCCCCGGATCACCGCCAGGGTCATCGGGATGCGGATGGTGAACGTGGTGCCCCGGCCGAACGCGGAGGCCACCGCGACCGTCCCCTTCAGCGCCTCCACCTTGGTCTTCACCACGTCCAGCCCGACGCCGCGCCCGGACAGCTCGGACACCTCCTCGCGGGTGCTGAACCCGGGCCGGAACAGGTACTCGGGGAGCTGCTCCTCGGTCAGCGCGGCGGCCTCCTCGGCGGTGACCAGCTCGCGCCGCACCAGCGCCTCGCGCACCCGCTCGAAGTCGATCCCGCGGCCGTCGTCGGCGACCGTGAGGGCCACGTTGTTGCCCTCGTGCGCGGCCCGCAGGGTGATCCGCCCGGCGGCCGGCTTGCCCAGCGCCAGCCGCACCTCGGCGGGCTCCAGCCCGTGGTCCACCGCGTTGCGGAGCAGGTGCATCAGCGGGTCGGCCAGCGCCTCCAGCACCGTCTTGTCCAGCCCCGTCCGCTCCCCCTCCAGCACCAGCTCGGCCGGCTTGTTGGCGGTGCGGGCGGCGGTGCGGACGGCGCGGTGCAGCTTGGCCGCGGCGGTGGCCAGGGGCACCATCCGGAGCCGCATCAGCTTGTCCTCGGTCTCGCTCGTCAGCCGCGCCTGGCGGGTGAGCTGGCCGTCGAACTCGGACAGCAGGTGCCCGAATTCGCCGAACACGGTCTGCACGTCGGTGCTGGTTTCGGCCAGCTCGCGGGTGAGCAGGTGGAACTCGGTGTACCGGTCGAGCTCCAGCGCGTCGAACCCGTCGCCGTCGCCGTACCCGTCGCCGTACCCGCCGCCCCCGCCCGCGCGGCTGCCGGCCAGCGCGCTGGCCTCGTACCCGATGCTGAGCCGGTCGGTGACGCGCCCCAGCCGGGCGGTGGCGGGCCGGGCCTCGCCCAGCAGGCGGGCGAACTCGGTCACCCGCTGCTCGAGGGCCGTGCGGGTGATCACCAGCTCGCCGATCAGCTTGGCCAGCTCGTCGAGCCGCCGGATCGGGACCCGGACGTACGCCTCGGCGGCCTCGCGCGCCTCCTGGGCCGCGACCGCCGGCTCCGGCTCCGGCTCCGGCTCGGCGGCCTCCGCGTCGGCGGCGGGCGCCGGCGCGGCCGGCGGGGGCGCGGCGGCGCCCAGGGCCGCCGTCAGCCGGGCGTGAAGGTCGGCGAACCCGCTCGGGGCGCCCGCCCCTTCGACCGACTCGGCGATCAGGTCCGCGCCGGCGATCAGCAGCTCGACCTCCCCGGCGGTGGCGACCCGCGCGCCTTCGTAGTACAGGTCGAGCAGGTCCTCCATGCGGTGCGCGAGCTGGGTCACCTGGTGCAGCCCGACCAGCCCGGCGGTGCCCTTGAGGCTGTGGGCGGCCCGGCGGATCGCCTGCCACCGCTCGCCGTCGGCCGGGTCCTCGCGCGCCTCGGGGAGCAGCGTCACCAGCGTCCGGATGTGGTCCTCGGACTCGGCCCGGAACACCGCCATCAGCTCGGGCGTGATGCCGGCGCGGCCGGCGCCGCGCGGCTCGGGGGCGGGGGCCGGCTTGACGACCGGGGCCGCCGCACCGAAGTCCGGCGGGGCCAGGTCCGCGCCGGGCCCCAAGGCCGCGAAGTCCGGCGGGGCCAGATCGGCGCCCGCGGGCGGTGCCCCGAAGTCCGGCACGTCCGGAGCCGGCCCGGGTGCGGTCTCAAAGTCCGGCGGGTCAAGGGCGCCCTCCGCCCACGGGGGGGCGGCGCCCGGTCCGGCCGGCGCGCCCTCCGGGGGGACGGCCGGGCGGTCCGGGCCGCGGCCCTCGTCCCCGGTGCGGCCGTCCGCGGCCGGCGCGGCGGGCGGCGGGGCCGGCGGGCCGGACCGGGTCCGCGACCGCAACTGCTGCGCGTGGCCCAGCGCGGCCGCGGCCAGTTCCGGCTGCCGGTCCGCCCCGCCCCGCGCCCCGGCGAGGTACGCTTCGATGTGGGCGATGCTGCCCTCGATCCCGTCCAGCAGCTCCGGCGTGGCCTCGTCCGGCTCGTGCATCAGCAGCTCGACCACCTCCTCCAGCGCGAAGGCGAAGTGGCTCAGCTCGGCCAGGCCCACCATCGACGACGCGCCCTTGATGATGTGGACGCACCGGTACGCCTCGTGCAGCACCTCCGGGTCGCCCGGGCCGGCGCGCAGCGTCGCCACGCCGGCCCGGATGGCCGGCAGGTAGCCGGCCGCCTCGGCGACAAACCCCAGGATCAGCTCGCGGTTCAGTTGCGACATCGCCCGTCTCTGTGTGTGCTCACGCGGTTCGGCGGTACAGCCAGGCGTCCGGCAGGCGGACCAGCTCCAGCCCCGGGGTGTCGAGCCCCAGCGCCTCGGCCGGCCCGAGCACCAAACAGCCCCCCGGGGCCAGGGCCGCGGTGAGGCGCCGCAGGATCTCGCCCCGCGCCTCGGGGCGGTAGTAGATCAACACGTTTTGGCAGAAGATCACGTCTTGGGGCGGCCGCGCCGGGCCGCCCCCGAGCAGGTCGCACGGCTCGAACCGGGTGACCGCCCGGAGGTCCGGCCCCACCCGGTACCCGGCCGGGGCCGCCTCGAAGAACCGGCGCAGCACCCCCGGGGGCACCGCCGCCAGCTCGTGCGCCCGGTAGCACCCGGCGCGGGCGCGCTCCAGCGCCGCGGGGCTCCGGTCCGTGCCCACCACCTCCACCTGCCACCCGGCCAGCCCGGGGTCCGACAGGCAGGCGATCCCCAGCGAGTACGCCTCCGGGCCGGTCGAGCACCCGGCGCTCCACAGCGCGACCCGCGCGCCCCCCTCCCGCCGCCGCCGCTCGCGGGCCGCCGGCAGGGCGAACCCGGTGAGGGCCGCGAACGCGGCCGGGTCGCGGAAGAACCGGGTGTCCCCGTTCAGCAGCCCGTCGAGCAGCCGGTCCCACTCGGGGGCCGCCGGGCACGCCGCCAGGTGGCGCGCGTACTCGGCGGGCGCCGCGAACCCGCACGCCCGGGCCCGGGCGGCCGCCACCTCGCCCAGGACCCGGGCCCGCGCGCCGCCCAGGGACATCCCGGAGCGCTCCTCGA belongs to Gemmata obscuriglobus and includes:
- a CDS encoding chemotaxis protein CheW, coding for MVAVQARHTVNWLRCAVGDASVGIDLAQVVGVERGEQLAAAPTETEPGRLVVRGAGVPVFPLAWWFSGGPTVPRAGGQVILVATPRGRFGLLVDRVAPVARVSAGEVVPPPPGLGAAAARLLHGVVLSGHGPVGLLNVDALDPAHEPGPPPPARPAPRPEVRRSGGTGGVDRLLTFARTEVPGPNGRAVALGLPVGAVDEVCDVPVGSPVAAADEHVRELIAVRGRPLALADAARWVGLPGAAATRRVVVVRAGEHAIAVSAGSGVQVVPAALPSVPLRHRLSLRTDRLLGAFDTTDLTILVPRWTDLLDGE
- a CDS encoding RICIN domain-containing protein — encoded protein: MLRSLCALTACGLLAVPALAADEKVRIVNVETGKVLAVVDDSDEAGARAALAKTDPANKAQQWEIKKDGKSFSLVNVKSGKALDVFEASKDEGVQIIVWDAKDEDADNQRWTWEEKDAERRITSKLSELVLDVDDEGRIIQKKADAKAKKQLWKIEPVK
- a CDS encoding IS701 family transposase yields the protein MNAPRASAEDYIQFLIATPKVASAAEAARAQPDHPTAPAHDAFTRLLHRLEPDPAALWDEARSSVRPGGAVVLDDSVLDKPFARHMGLVRRCWSGRHRRVVSGIGLVTLLWTDGAALVPCDYRLADPARAETKNDHFRAMLAVAKGRDLSPRVVLFDTWYSGKDNRKAVRALGWHFLTRVRSNRRVNPDRTGNRAIEGCPIGAAGTVVHLEGFGLVKAFRIATGDGGTEHWITNDLDMDEATRAVLAGHAWGIEEYHRGLKQHCHVDRCQVRMSRAQAVHIGLAIRAFLRLEWHRLKSGVSWFAAKTAIVREAVRTYLAAPTYLLTQKSTT
- a CDS encoding CheR family methyltransferase; the encoded protein is MVELTDAEFARWRESVEERSGMSLGGARARVLGEVAAARARACGFAAPAEYARHLAACPAAPEWDRLLDGLLNGDTRFFRDPAAFAALTGFALPAARERRRREGGARVALWSAGCSTGPEAYSLGIACLSDPGLAGWQVEVVGTDRSPAALERARAGCYRAHELAAVPPGVLRRFFEAAPAGYRVGPDLRAVTRFEPCDLLGGGPARPPQDVIFCQNVLIYYRPEARGEILRRLTAALAPGGCLVLGPAEALGLDTPGLELVRLPDAWLYRRTA
- a CDS encoding hybrid sensor histidine kinase/response regulator, encoding MSQLNRELILGFVAEAAGYLPAIRAGVATLRAGPGDPEVLHEAYRCVHIIKGASSMVGLAELSHFAFALEEVVELLMHEPDEATPELLDGIEGSIAHIEAYLAGARGGADRQPELAAAALGHAQQLRSRTRSGPPAPPPAAPAADGRTGDEGRGPDRPAVPPEGAPAGPGAAPPWAEGALDPPDFETAPGPAPDVPDFGAPPAGADLAPPDFAALGPGADLAPPDFGAAAPVVKPAPAPEPRGAGRAGITPELMAVFRAESEDHIRTLVTLLPEAREDPADGERWQAIRRAAHSLKGTAGLVGLHQVTQLAHRMEDLLDLYYEGARVATAGEVELLIAGADLIAESVEGAGAPSGFADLHARLTAALGAAAPPPAAPAPAADAEAAEPEPEPEPAVAAQEAREAAEAYVRVPIRRLDELAKLIGELVITRTALEQRVTEFARLLGEARPATARLGRVTDRLSIGYEASALAGSRAGGGGGYGDGYGDGDGFDALELDRYTEFHLLTRELAETSTDVQTVFGEFGHLLSEFDGQLTRQARLTSETEDKLMRLRMVPLATAAAKLHRAVRTAARTANKPAELVLEGERTGLDKTVLEALADPLMHLLRNAVDHGLEPAEVRLALGKPAAGRITLRAAHEGNNVALTVADDGRGIDFERVREALVRRELVTAEEAAALTEEQLPEYLFRPGFSTREEVSELSGRGVGLDVVKTKVEALKGTVAVASAFGRGTTFTIRIPMTLAVIRGLLVRAAGQTYALPLEAVEHIMRARDEDVDRVGRAPVLRLGAAVVPLVPLARALGLRGADEEAAPRSPVVVLNVAGRRAALAVDQLVGGREVVVKSLGQQLRRLPGVSGATLLGDGSVVLILSPADLVRGGAAPAARGAGGPAPAAAPGKAGLTVLVVDDSPSVRRVVSGLLGGAGWQVAVAKDGLEALELLQRGGALPDVVLTDVEMPRMDGYELLAAVRADAHLARLPVAVLTSRAADKHRRKALALGASAYVVKPYQDQNLLDILRQVSRSAAAPGARP
- a CDS encoding alpha/beta fold hydrolase, with translation MEDRTGEVTARPDVTDAGCRDAVGALAHEGAHAVLDTGRYLLRLTVWGSGPPLVILHGLSDAVRGFAMVMHQLAPHFTCVAYELPNGLDDGARLGAYRHRDLTSDLYALLDHLKLGRVALLGSSFGTTVALRALAERPERFTKCVLKGGFAFRPLRWYERFGARQGRYWDGRLCELPFREFAMRRACPATWGGCSPLARALFLDCNGRTPIRAAARRAVALDSLDLRPLLPTIAAPVLLIGGDRDRIVPWGCEAVLARGLRDVRRVEFQDCGHYPQYTHPGATAAAVRAFLAE
- the cheB gene encoding chemotaxis-specific protein-glutamate methyltransferase CheB, producing MAPPIRVLIVDDSPTVCRALAAYLAAAPGIEVAGLAHSGEAALARLTGLLPHVVTLDLDMPGMGGLAALERLMATRPTPVLLLSGLSRGAAGQTVEGLALGAVDVLTKYAPGHDTDPAEFARALVAKVRTAAGVKTVRSLPPRPAVGGAPGVPAAPRSRPAPDRAALDRAAPAVLVIGASTGGPPAVRELLAGLPAPPPFGVLLVQHLPARFTRSLAELLARQTGLPVREAGDGEALEPGTVLVAPGDRHAVLGADGRVRLNGGPAVSGHRPSIDVAMESAARAFRGRATGVLLTGMGEDGARGLAAIRAGGGRTFAQDEDSSAVYGMPLRAVQLGAVDECDTPAGIAARLAGRS